From Heliangelus exortis chromosome 11, bHelExo1.hap1, whole genome shotgun sequence:
tttttctgtctgcagggaacagaggggaggatggtgctgccactgggctgcaaccatcccctcagatgccacacacagggaggggtccctcccagcagcctcagggaagaatccccacacccatctgccatggccaggaggtggccagagccccttcccactgcagcctctgctcctttctatgcctctgtacccctcagggtgcagagggctttgggggagaaacctccctgggggATTTGCACGGGGgaaactgtgacctgctctgaaaatgccagacctgcgagacatcctgcaggctcATGAGGGTGGAGGGGCAAAGGTTGACTATCAGATCTCTCAGAGAGTCCTTGTCCTTCGcctgcaacaagagaagattATGGGGCTTGTTTGTTGATCCCTCGTATGCACAGGactctgctgtcttttttttttttttttttttttttttttttttttgcctttttccccagctttgcccagagggcagctgtctgggaaggcatctttgagcgtgggggcagctggagcaggcacaaggcaggtgacagtctctgtaggtacctctcctaaCTCTTCTAGAACATCCGCGCTCATCTCCTGGCCCCTTTCCACTGAATACCAAAGGATGGTGGCATCAGGACTGGaatctaacaaagcaagggaggagggtgagctgaaggtgctggcaggagtaACTGAAGGGCCCTACCCGgcacccagccccgtgccagctcccgaggacagagccagccctgggccgggggacccaaagaggggactggcACGGAAGAGGCCGGGGACGTGCCCAGCAGCCGCTGCcgtgcaggagcacagcaaagcagccaaacgcccctcactcacctgtctccatCAGCTGGACCTCCTTCTCTGGGATGGGGAGACTGACCTCTtccacctcatcctccacccaggcCAGCCGGAGACGGCTCCTGGACCTCTGCTCGGTCCTGcggaaggaggagaggccacggggggtgggcatgggggtggcagtgctgctggccccaaggctgcacggcctgcggggagagcccgtggggccaagggggctgcgtgggggcagggagatgtctgggacgggctctgcacggggcagtgaatctcctggggatggaggctcatgggcagcctgtgaagaaccacagccctcaggggctgggcagaagctcccgatggacaaaccacaaaggccttTCACGACCCCTCACATTTGACCCCAcggtgcccacccagccccagccccagcccctggctcttaccTCTCTTGGGGAcggagcagcccctgggaatTGCCGCGGTCCCCTTGGGAACCACGGCGGCTCTCACGAGACACAAAAAGGccagacatggctcagggctcctaggcagctctctgctcctgtctgaCCTGATCGCTGTCctcttggacactgagccagggccaccCCGGCACTAGGAAGGTACCCGGGGCCCGGGGGTGTCACCAATGATGTAACAAAGGGGTCCCATTGTCACCCGGCACCCGGGCcaggtgtgtgcaggcaggTACTGGAACATCCACACCCAACTATGACAGCACAGGCACCCGGGGGGCTGCACGCACAAGCTCTCTGGGGGGAAGGTGTAGAAGAGGTGTCTCAGCCTTGGGAGGAGATGGCATAAAAGGAGGGGATGCAGTCCCCGCAGTCCCgtggccagggcagcagctcttgctTCAAACATTCAAGCACTGTTCAAACATCCTAAGTCAGCCGTCCTCAGCTTTTTACCTACTTTTTGGACATGAGTGATCCTGCTCCAATCAAAATGGAAGTTTGCCTACCGTATTTTAGAACTAACATCAAGTAAATACAGGAATTTCCCAGAGGGTGGCATTCTTGTCCATCATGTctcaaaaaaatccctcatttttttcccctcacaagtTGAGGTTGTAGCCAGTCCTTCTGAATTGCCTTCCTATTTAAAGCCTCAGCTAAGGTGAGCTTTTCTGTGAAAgtaaatctgtttattttgcaaaatcattaaaatcctgTGTTACCCGTTATGCTCTGTATAAACCAGGCTAGCCTGATTTTGACAGAATTATCAATAAATACAACATAAACTGAGAAATAGAGCTTCAAGTggttattttagaattatttgtgATCGCCGGTTTGCTGGCGTCACTCTCCAGGGAACGCCCAGGGGCGTTGTCTGAGCAGACAAGACCCCACAAGTGGCGTTGCCTTTGCTCAGGGGTGAAGAAATCCACACAGCTTGTCCCAGGAGGTTCCTCTCACTTACAGCAGGGAcctcatccccttcccctgtctGTAGAACGTCAGACTGGCCAGGGCTGGCTCCGTTGATCCATCCCCTGCTCTTAACTAACCAGAGGGCTTGCGCTAAATGTTTGTCCCGGTTTTTGAACCTTCCACCACCCCTTGCTTCCAGGGTGCTTTTTACCAGGCCATtatggcagaggctgctgcGTGGTAAGGAAGGGGATAGGCCCACTCTGTACTGTGCTCTGTGGCTCAGTCAGCTCTTAGGTTACTTTCCAAATTAGCTCCAGTCTCTGACCCACTCCCCTCTGGGATCCCAGCCTGCCaccaatttttcctttctaggcCCAGATTGGCattgcaggcagcagcatgaaGTCTGGGATGGGTTTCCAGCCATCCCTGTCCAGTCTCCTGTGGACCTTTCTGCCAGACTCTCCCCAGCTTGTTCAGGGACCCATACAAAAGAGTTTCTTTTCTGAGTGACTCTAGAGAGAGGCTTCACCACGTCACTGTACCATGGAACAGGCATCCTCCAGACACACACAACACCCAAGGcagcctctctctcctccttacTGACAGAGGCAGACACAGCTGTTACCTTGTTCACCACATCCACAGGCATGGGGCTGCATCCATCTTGCCAGTTGATTCCCAACAACTGCATCTCTTGACCAagtcccttgaccttgcttctcTCAATGCCAAACCTGCCTTCCAACAGAAGCTGCATCATATTCTTACCTCCTCCAAAGGCTTGCTACCAGGCAAGCTACACAGCTGCCGATTCAGACATTCCTTTgagttggaagtgacctctagaggtcatctagtcTAAACCCCCCTGCAAGAAGTAGGGACATCCACAACTAGatcatcaggttgctcagagcctcatcaagcctcaccttgaagaGCTCCAGGATTTAGGCCTCAGCTACCTCCTTGACAAACTTGTTCCCTTTCTCCGCTACTCTCATGGGAAAGAGCTTTTTTCTAACATCCAGCCTGAATCTACTGTTCTCTAGTtgaaaaccattgcccctcatgCTACAAGTACAGACCCTTGCCACcagtccttctccagccttcctgtaagtcctcttcagatactggaaggttcCTATTAAGATCCACACTCCCCCAGaagctctgttttccctttcctccagctggCTGTTGGCAGAGCCCCTCTAATCTCTCAGCTATCTTCCACTGTCAACAGGGGTGGTTATGTAGCTTGCAGTTGCGGCTCAGAATGGGTTTGTTCCAGGACTGTAACACCTTTCACTGAGAGGTTGGTGCAGACATCTTCTGGGACAAGGCTTCTGGTTTGGGGCTCGCAGCCTGCAGTTCATACGCTCAAGCCAGTGCTAGGCTATCTATCCCACCTTCTCCTGGTTGCAAAGGTAGCACCACCACATGTCAGCTCATGGCATGTCCCATCATGCCAGCCAAAGTCCTCTGTACGCTTCACAAGcccttcagaagaaagggatTGTTTCTCCAAATCTAATTCCTCCTCTCGTGATGAGGGAGGGAAGAGCTACCTCACAAGGATTTCCTGCTCAACCTTTACAGAAGACTCTCTTCTCGCCCTTTGGACAGGATTTGATCTCTCCCCTTCATCAGAGCTCTCCCCCGCATgctccatctttgctgtgccttcagtaacacagggctcagctgcctttcttcacTGCCTGCCCACAGGGGCAACCTGAGGGGAACTGATCCGaaacccccactccctgtccccctgggtcaggagggggaagcagcactgcttcttgCAGGCTCTGAGAGAACAGTGACCTGGGCCACTACTGGCCAAGGCACATCAGTAAAAGCCACTCTCAAAGCTCGAGTGGTGGCCACGCTTGTGTTACAATTCCAACAGCTGCATCTATGCCTACTGAGAAGAAAGCACCCTTGCAACACAAACATACAGAAAGAGGGACAGCCATTTCCAAAACCTCCAAACTCTGATGGACTCAGCTTGGTTTGAAGGGAGGGTGTGTAGTTtcccataaaaagaaaaaccctaacaGTTCAACAGATATTGCCACAGGTAACCAGGTAGAGCCAATGCCCAGTGTTCCGCAAAACAGAGCATTGATGTCACACACAACAAAGCCAATGCCCCttgcccaacacccccaatCAACAGGCAACAATCAGACTCAAGAGGTTTAAATCACCATTTGTATCAGAGTCCTGCTTTTCGCTTCCTCTCAGATGCCCCAGAAGGACCTTcttgaaaagctgctgcaggaaggagcccccagccccacacagaggagctgctgtttgctaaGAGGAACGGGAACCCGGGAGGGGCTGTGCTCACGGCAGCTTTTGTGCCCCCCGCCCCAGGAatttcccacccccacccccaggacacggcccctgcccagctgcagggcatcagcccgagtgcccggcccggctgctcacggccggggctgctgcggggctctgacacggaggggactcagccaggacactgcgtcctcaggggctgcacagagacgAGCTGGGCAGCAacacttcctcttcttcctctgcagggcacaacgcagaactgcacacaaagctggagctcCACAGCACCGCTCAGAGGCAGACTACATGAGAATCATCAAACCACAGACaggtttcctttttccccagatgTCTCGGAGGGAAGCTGCCGCTGAACAGCCTGACCGTGACACTGTAGGGATGCAGAGTGTTCTGCATTTACAATCACCAGAGAGGTGAGAAAATGGAGCCCGAAAAACtcctaggattctgtgatgcgctgagcccaggatcacccatcggtcccaggatcagagcccaGGTCCCATACAACAGATTTCACCACATGCTGTGCTTTCCAAACGCCACGTTTTATTTGGGGACCTCTTCGACCTATTGGAAGCTatgccagaggccaggaggctgcacgtcccgctgctctgaggagacaaggagagcagctctggctcagctctgccctgcccagctgtcccaagccaCCTGGGCCCACACGGTGACACGGGCCCTGCCCAGCAAGGCTGGaacctcctgtagcctcttgggCAGCTCGTGATGAATCCAAACAAGCCTCCAAGAGGGTATCTTGTTTGGGCGTGCGCTCAGCCGCGTGACTCGagctgctctaggtctctgtgggagaggtcaaaaactctgcagacaccctggtgacctcctggaagtgacagaagaggaatgcagcagctgcttctcactctCTTGGGAGAGTTGGAATCAGCTGGGAGTCTCCGGCTGCTGATGCAATTCCTCACCTGTACGTGGGCTGTAagaactcagcaccagctgatgatGCCCATGACACTGAGCAGGACTGCTGCGAGGAGCAAATGTTCATCCTCACCCTCGGCTGTGACCAGGGCTGGCCCCGTGGAGGTGTGCTTGGTGACGAGGCTCATCATTCCAGGTGGAACGCCCTCCATTTTacactctgccttcttcctgcagctgccaaacaaagccctgaagacaaagcagtgctGCGGTTTATAAGAGCTCTGCTGAGTTAAACCCTGACTCCCTTCTGCCCTGTGCCTCCTTGCAGCACCACCCTAAAGAAGGGTAACCTGGCTGTCCAGCAAGCTGGGGCCAGGGCACTCACAGGGCTAAGCTGATGCGCAGGTAGCAGGAGAGGccaggacaaatgctgtgtgctctgcaggcttGGGGATCATCATCCCACCAGGaccttcaccccagcacagccacttcctccGCCTGGGATGACATTAGGGAGGTTTAAGTGGGAGAGCCAGGGGACAGGAGTGTTCTCGGGGCCATGATGGGGCAGTGGTGACAGTACCGTCAGGAAGACGGGGGcagcaagattgtccttgacCCATCTCATCAGCAGGAGAAGCACAGGCCTCGGAAGGACCGTCTtgatctctccagctccctcacagTCTGCAGGATGCGCAAGGTCTGACCTGCTAGGGACCTGACTGAGGCATCAAGGTCATCATCACAGCGCTTGAGggctgcagcagacagacagacagacagacagacagacagacagaaagaaggaaagaaggcgAGCGGTGGTGAaaccctgctgtctgcacagacccttctatgcaagccccatccctctctttccctgactgggaggaacagggatgggacagtcacagcttctccctcctttccctgcagcagagccagaaatggcagcaccctgcccaggctctctcccctgccccaccagcacccctctgACCCTACTCACCATCCCACACAACCTCCATCGTCCGTTGGGATggattcctccccaggtgctgcgcagcagtccctgtgcacagagctcccgtcagacctccccctccccagcactgcggcagcacagccccccggcccggccagctcggccgcacgccctcctgcccagcactccGCAGGGATGGCCCTGGGCAAGTCCCCGAGggcgctgctgacactgagccaggcgGCCGGCCACCAAGGcctggccaggccaggccaggccagggcagagggggcagccggaggccagggccctgcccgggacagccacagggctgctcctgcctgccagggcagcGCCGCGGGCTGGAgccgggctgccagaagagggtccccgggggctgtggctcacccatGAACCTGATGGCCTCCAATCTCACGCTGGTCTGAGAGTCCCACAGGTAGGGCAGGCTGAAGTACAGGTAGTCTtccaccctgctcctctcctgcttcagctggagagtgcccgAGGTCATGTCACGGGGCTGGCACAGACcgttcctccctcccccattccccccgtgtgccagagcagtccctctgcccatcccaccccttcccccccaggcacagccacaccctgggcacatggggcatcccttgtccagcccaggccctggcacctgggggttgtcctcaccaaagtctctccaatcaGCCAGGTCCTCTTCTTCTTAATAaccctcttcagcttcctccagcccaggaacttggcacagatgaggaggcctttgccagaggcctgcaaaacagcagcaggtgggagctggcaccacagctcagagaaggagacctgtcctccccctcctcttggcaaggctgccagctgtccccagctacttatgggaagaggcagctggggacagagcctgaatgCCTGGGCTTCAGTGCCCGAGGCAGGGACACGaggcagccaccacctcagctatagcactctcacagccagcacaagagaaatgggcgagagctgatgagctgttgctgccagggctggggcagagggaaggaagggcaaagcaggtgctcagctttcaaCTCTCTACCTCAGCCatactcctgctctcagcattcatgtgcaggaagagcgAGAGCGCGACCCGGCGTGTCGCgtccttcatctctgccttgtctcTCCGCACCGCAGCCTTCAGCGTGTCTTCAAAGAGGCGGAGGGAGAGCTCTTGaacctggctggactcctggtgggaagggaaggaaggaaggaagagagcgTGACTGCAGCAAAGTGTAACTCTAGAGGctgaggccaaggagaagccgtgctgggtgcagagcccagcagccctcccagcagagcccaggggcgtgaggagggcagcagccctgcccaagtgctgccagcggggctgggctggagggcagctgtccctgccccatgCCCCTCGACGGGGTCAGGCTCCCACATCagccttacatcaccaaagagggctgggagcttctccaccagcagcagagcgatggggctggcctctttcctcttcagctgaCCCATCATGGTCCGGAAGAAGAGCAAGGCCTTCATCCTGACGTCTGTGgatggatccttcaggcacgtcaggatgctctccagcagagagctgccccgcatttctcttgcctggaggaaacagagaatttctgagagggtggagcagtggaggagcagcctggcacaaacgccccgcgtgctgagcaccagcctcccaccCAGCTTCCCGGCAGGCGCTGCGCGTgccgatggggatgaaggagagagcaaggagagcaaaggctctgtggcccctgctcagccacccctctctctgctggcagctacatccttcctctcagccaggcccaagccagcgcgttacccctgccccagccccaggctgccaaggcggCTCCGCCTGACTACGCCTCGCTCACCATCCGCGGATCTCCTGAGAGCGCCACCAAGCCCCCGAGTGCCCGCAGACGGACTGTCTGCCTGCCGTGGCTCAGGTAGGAGCAGAGGAGGCGCACGTCACTCGGATCCTTTCCgaggccctggcagcccagaagctgaaagaacaacagcggtgagagacgggcagagctgcaggaccctggcactctgcagctcctggctacCACTGCCAGCTCggggcctgggggctgacacagcccctccggggggcagccctgcctgtggacacgctggggtgctgagcactgccccagcaggaagggctggatggaggcccc
This genomic window contains:
- the LOC139800953 gene encoding uncharacterized protein → MAREMRGSSLLESILTCLKDPSTDVRMKALLFFRTMMGQLKRKEASPIALLLVEKLPALFGDESSQVQELSLRLFEDTLKAAVRRDKAEMKDATRRVALSLFLHMNAESRSMAEASGKGLLICAKFLGWRKLKRVIKKKRTWLIGETLLKQERSRVEDYLYFSLPYLWDSQTSVRLEAIRFMGTAAQHLGRNPSQRTMEVVWDALKRCDDDLDASVRSLAGQTLRILQTVRELERSRRSFRGLCFSC